A region from the Microbacterium lacus genome encodes:
- a CDS encoding glycosyltransferase family 2 protein, which translates to MTSSPDAVLVIVPAWNEERNVGTTVREILRAGEAYDVAVIDDGSTDGTAEAAREAGAIVLSLPFNLGVGGAMRTGFTYAQRHGYRRAIQVDADGQHNPSDIDRVLAGLEHADISIGARFSDVGDYEVHGPRRWAMVFLASVLSRVAHTRLTDVTSGFRAAGPRAIDQYISYYPAEYLGDTLDSLVAACHAGLTVTQVPVAMRPRAHGRPSQGSIGSTVYLLRSVFALSLAVMRRARPDRRSIADGSTA; encoded by the coding sequence ATGACCTCCTCCCCTGACGCCGTGCTGGTGATCGTGCCCGCATGGAACGAAGAGCGCAACGTGGGAACGACGGTGCGTGAGATCCTCCGGGCCGGCGAGGCCTATGACGTCGCCGTCATAGACGACGGGTCCACCGACGGCACGGCAGAGGCCGCTCGCGAAGCGGGCGCAATCGTCCTCAGTCTGCCGTTCAATCTTGGGGTCGGAGGCGCGATGCGCACGGGGTTCACATACGCGCAGCGGCACGGCTACCGCCGTGCGATCCAGGTGGACGCGGACGGGCAACACAACCCCTCAGACATCGACCGCGTCCTCGCAGGGCTCGAGCACGCGGACATCTCCATAGGCGCGCGGTTCAGCGACGTCGGGGACTACGAGGTCCACGGCCCGCGCCGGTGGGCGATGGTCTTCCTCGCGTCGGTGCTCTCGCGCGTCGCACATACGCGATTGACGGACGTGACCAGTGGCTTCCGCGCGGCCGGACCGCGCGCGATCGATCAGTACATCAGCTATTACCCGGCCGAGTATCTGGGAGACACCCTCGACTCTCTGGTCGCCGCGTGCCACGCCGGTCTGACCGTCACGCAGGTTCCCGTCGCGATGCGACCGCGTGCGCACGGCCGCCCGAGTCAGGGATCCATCGGTTCCACCGTCTATCTCCTGCGCTCGGTCTTCGCACTGAGCCTGGCCGTCATGCGCCGGGCCCGTCCCGACCGACGCAGCATCGCGGACGGGAGCACGGCATGA
- the rfbA gene encoding glucose-1-phosphate thymidylyltransferase RfbA, whose amino-acid sequence MKGIILAGGSGTRLHPVTLGVSKQLIPVYDKPMVYYPLSTLMLAGIREILIITTPHDAPFFERLLGDGSQFGVELSFAVQPSPDGLAQAFTIGADFIGDDKVALVLGDNLLYGPGLGTQLKRYADVDGGAIFAYWVSEPSAYGVVEFDDAGKAVSLEEKPAVPKSNFAVPGLYFYDNDVVEIARALDPSPRGEYEITDVNRAYLEAGKLQVEVLPRGTAWLDTGTFDQMTDAADYVRTMERRTGMRIGAPEEIGWRQGFLTDEQLRERAVKLVKSGYGSYLLEILERGR is encoded by the coding sequence ATGAAGGGCATCATCTTGGCTGGTGGTTCCGGTACGCGTTTGCATCCGGTGACGTTGGGTGTGTCGAAGCAGTTGATCCCGGTGTATGACAAGCCGATGGTGTATTACCCGTTGTCGACGTTGATGCTGGCGGGGATCCGGGAGATTCTGATCATCACGACCCCGCATGATGCGCCGTTCTTCGAGCGGTTGCTGGGGGACGGGTCGCAGTTCGGGGTGGAGTTGTCGTTCGCGGTGCAGCCGTCGCCGGATGGGTTGGCGCAGGCGTTCACGATCGGTGCGGATTTCATCGGGGACGACAAGGTCGCCCTGGTCTTGGGGGACAACCTTCTGTATGGGCCGGGGCTCGGGACGCAGTTGAAGCGGTACGCGGATGTCGATGGTGGGGCGATCTTCGCGTACTGGGTTTCCGAGCCGTCGGCGTATGGGGTGGTGGAGTTCGATGATGCGGGCAAGGCGGTGTCGTTGGAGGAGAAGCCTGCGGTTCCGAAGTCGAATTTCGCGGTGCCGGGTCTGTATTTCTACGACAACGACGTCGTCGAGATAGCGCGGGCCCTGGACCCGTCGCCGCGGGGTGAGTATGAGATCACGGATGTGAACCGCGCGTACCTGGAGGCGGGGAAGTTGCAGGTCGAGGTGTTGCCGCGGGGGACGGCGTGGCTGGATACGGGCACGTTCGATCAGATGACCGATGCCGCGGATTATGTGCGGACGATGGAGCGGCGCACGGGGATGCGGATCGGTGCTCCGGAGGAGATCGGGTGGCGGCAGGGGTTCCTCACCGATGAGCAGCTCCGGGAGCGTGCGGTGAAGCTGGTGAAGTCCGGGTACGGGTCGTATCTGTTGGAGATCCTGGAAAGAGGCCGCTGA
- the rfbB gene encoding dTDP-glucose 4,6-dehydratase, protein MGNLLVTGGAGFIGSNFVHHVIEHTDHHVTVLDKLTYAGNRASLAGLPEDRVELVVGDITDAALVDGLFAKVDAVVHYAAESHNDNSLHDPRPFLDTNIIGTYTLLEAARKHDRRLHHISTDEVYGDLELDDPDRFTENTPYNPSSPYSSTKAGSDLLVRAWVRSFGVQATISNCSNNYGPYQHVEKFIPRQITNVIRGIRPKLYGAGENVRDWIHADDHSSAVLTILDKGVIGETYLIGADGERNNKDVVELILTLMGQPAVAYDHVTDRAGHDLRYAIDSTKLRTELGWGPQYSDFEAGLAATIAWYQEHEDWWAPTKDGVEAFYATKGQ, encoded by the coding sequence ATGGGGAATCTTCTCGTGACCGGTGGGGCCGGGTTCATCGGCTCCAACTTCGTCCACCACGTCATCGAGCACACCGATCACCACGTCACGGTGTTGGACAAGCTCACCTACGCCGGGAACCGGGCTTCTCTGGCGGGGCTGCCGGAGGATCGGGTGGAGCTGGTGGTGGGGGACATCACCGACGCCGCGCTGGTGGATGGGTTGTTCGCGAAAGTCGACGCGGTGGTCCATTACGCGGCGGAGTCCCACAACGACAACTCGTTGCATGATCCGCGCCCGTTCCTGGACACGAACATCATCGGCACGTACACGCTGCTCGAAGCAGCGCGGAAGCATGACCGGCGGTTGCATCACATCTCCACGGACGAGGTCTACGGGGATCTGGAGTTGGATGACCCGGACCGGTTCACCGAGAACACCCCGTACAACCCGTCCTCCCCGTACTCCTCCACCAAGGCCGGGTCGGACTTGTTGGTGCGGGCGTGGGTGCGGTCCTTCGGGGTTCAGGCGACGATCTCGAACTGTTCGAACAACTACGGCCCGTACCAGCACGTGGAGAAGTTCATCCCGAGGCAGATCACGAACGTGATCCGCGGGATCCGCCCCAAGCTCTACGGGGCCGGGGAGAACGTGCGGGACTGGATCCACGCCGATGACCACTCCTCCGCGGTCCTGACGATCCTGGACAAGGGGGTGATCGGGGAGACCTACCTGATCGGCGCGGACGGGGAGCGCAACAACAAGGACGTCGTCGAACTCATCCTCACCCTGATGGGGCAGCCGGCGGTTGCGTATGACCATGTCACCGACCGTGCCGGGCACGACCTGCGGTACGCGATCGATTCCACCAAGCTCCGCACCGAGCTGGGCTGGGGCCCGCAGTACTCCGATTTCGAGGCGGGGCTTGCCGCGACGATCGCCTGGTATCAGGAGCACGAGGACTGGTGGGCGCCCACCAAAGACGGTGTCGAAGCGTTCTACGCCACGAAAGGCCAGTAA
- a CDS encoding bifunctional dTDP-4-dehydrorhamnose 3,5-epimerase family protein/NAD(P)-dependent oxidoreductase: MTEFGKALTRTQTPIPGLVVFDLPVHGDNRGWFKENWQREKMLAEGLEDFGPVQNNISFNDAVGTTRGIHAEPWDKWVSVATGRIFGAWVDLREGDTFGTVFTTELDPSTAIFVPRGVGNSYQTLEPDTAYTYLVNDHWSPNGEGYSFLNLADETAGIDWPIPLDEVEISAKDLAHPRLKDVTPVPPRKTLILGANGQLGRALRDEFGDHPHIEYTTRAELDITDPNLASARRWRDYDTIINATAYTAVDTAETPTGRATAWAVNVTAVATLARIATENRITLVHVSSDYVYDGTKHGEYTENDPTCPLGVYGQTKAAGDAITTTVPRHYLIRTSWVIGDGNNFVRTMATLAQRGINPKVVNDQVGRLTFTTTLAEGIHHLLNTRPEYGTYNLTGTGEPTTWADIARHVYELTGHDPNRITPVTTDEYFAAATTPIAPRPHNSTLNTTKITTTGYTAPHTADSLATYLHP, from the coding sequence ATGACGGAGTTCGGCAAAGCCCTGACGCGCACGCAGACCCCGATCCCGGGGCTGGTGGTGTTCGACCTGCCCGTGCACGGCGATAACCGGGGCTGGTTCAAAGAGAACTGGCAACGGGAGAAGATGCTCGCCGAAGGCCTGGAAGATTTCGGGCCGGTGCAGAACAACATCTCCTTCAACGACGCTGTCGGCACCACCCGCGGCATCCACGCCGAACCGTGGGACAAATGGGTCTCCGTCGCCACCGGCCGGATCTTCGGCGCCTGGGTCGACCTCCGCGAAGGTGACACGTTCGGGACCGTGTTCACCACCGAACTGGACCCGTCCACGGCGATCTTCGTGCCCCGCGGGGTGGGGAACTCCTACCAGACCCTGGAACCCGACACCGCGTACACGTACCTCGTCAACGACCACTGGTCCCCGAACGGGGAGGGGTACTCGTTCCTGAACCTCGCCGACGAGACCGCCGGAATCGACTGGCCCATCCCTCTGGATGAGGTCGAGATCTCCGCGAAGGACCTCGCCCACCCCCGCCTGAAAGACGTCACCCCCGTCCCGCCGCGTAAAACGCTCATCCTGGGCGCGAACGGGCAACTCGGCAGAGCTCTCCGTGACGAGTTCGGCGACCACCCCCACATCGAATACACCACCCGCGCGGAACTGGACATCACCGACCCGAACCTCGCCTCCGCACGCCGGTGGCGGGACTACGACACGATCATCAACGCCACCGCCTACACCGCCGTCGACACCGCCGAAACCCCCACCGGCCGCGCCACCGCGTGGGCCGTGAACGTCACCGCCGTCGCCACCCTCGCCCGCATCGCCACCGAAAACCGGATCACCCTGGTCCACGTCTCCTCCGACTACGTCTACGACGGCACCAAACACGGCGAATACACCGAGAACGATCCCACCTGCCCGCTCGGGGTCTACGGGCAGACCAAAGCCGCCGGCGACGCGATCACCACCACCGTCCCCCGCCACTACCTCATCCGCACCAGCTGGGTCATCGGCGACGGCAACAACTTCGTCCGCACCATGGCCACCCTCGCCCAACGCGGCATCAACCCGAAAGTCGTCAACGACCAGGTAGGACGCCTCACCTTCACCACCACCCTCGCCGAAGGCATCCACCACCTCCTCAACACCCGCCCCGAATACGGCACCTACAACCTCACCGGAACCGGCGAACCCACCACCTGGGCCGACATCGCCCGCCACGTCTACGAACTCACCGGCCACGACCCCAACCGCATCACACCCGTCACCACCGACGAGTACTTCGCCGCCGCCACCACACCGATCGCCCCCCGCCCCCACAACAGCACCCTCAACACCACCAAAATCACCACCACCGGATACACCGCACCCCACACAGCGGACTCACTCGCGACCTACCTTCATCCCTGA